The genomic interval GAAGCAACTGCAAAATCTATGAAGATTAAATAAATAAAAGTACTTTATAAATATAAAAAAATCCGAAAGCAACTGCTTTCGGATTTTTTTATGTAATTCAACCCAAATTTAATTAAAAATGAATTCTCATATATTTTTTACGGATTTTATTCCGTTAGTAACCAATTTTTGCTCTCACTCTTTTTAGAACACCGTTAGCAACAACAGTTGCCTTTTCTGCTCCAATTTTTAAAGCCTCATCAAGTTCATGCTTATTTTCCATATAATGATTGTAGCGGTCTCTTATTGGAGAGAATTGCTCAAGAATCAATTCATATAAAGCTTGTTTTGCATGACCATAACCGTAATTACCACCTTCGTAATTAGCTCTCATGGTTGCTGTTTGTTCTTCGGTTGCAAGTAATTTATACAAAGCAAAAACATTATCGGTATCAGGGTTTTTAGGATCTTCTAAACCTAAACTATCTGTTTTAATAGACATTACTTGTTTTCTTAACTTTTTGTCTGGTAAGAAAATATTGATAAGATTATTTCTAGATTTACTCATTTTTTCACCATCAATTCCGGGAACTAATTTTGTGTTTTCTTGTATTCCTGGTTGTGGCGGAACCAATGTTTCTCCCACGATATTGTTAAACCTATTAGCAACATCACGGGTCATTTCTAAATGCTGTAATTGATCTTTACCAACTGGTACAATCTCTGCATCATATAATAAAATATCTGCAGCCATTAACATTGGGTAGGTAAATAAACCTGCATTAACATCTCCTAATCTATCAGCTTTATCTTTAAATCCGTGTGCTAAAGTTAGTCTTTGATACGGGAAAAAACAGCTTAAATACCACGTTAATTCTGTTGTTTGTGGTATATCACTTTGTCTGTAAAATATAGTTTTATTAATGTCTAATCCACAAGCAAGCCAAGTAGCAGCAACACTATACGTGTTTTCTCTTAATTCTTTTCCATCTTTAATCTGGGTTAAAGAATGCATATCTGCAATAAATATAAAAGATTCATTTCCTGGACTATTTGCCATCTTTATTGCTGGTAAAATAGCTCCTAATAAATTTCCTAAATGTGGAGTTCCTGTACTTTGTACACCTGTTAAAATTCTAGACATTATATTGTTTTTATCTTTTTTTTGATGGAGAGCTTCTCATTACTCTCTGCAATTACAAAAATAAGGTTTTGTTTAAGAAAACCTATCAAACAAAAGAATATTAGTATTTTTGTTTCTTAAGTAGCATTTAGGATAGTAACTTTATTCTCTTAAGTGATTACTATTTAAATAATCAAGCAACTTTTATTGATTCTATGAAGTACCTTAAAATTCCTTTTCTTTTAATTTGGCGCTTGTGGTTTTACCTTTTAATGATTGTAACAATTTTAGTGATGTCACCACTTTTATTGTTATTTACTTTTAAAGAAGAGCATTACCATATTTTTTGGAGAATCGCTAGAGTTTTATCTAAAGTGCTAATTTACGGAATGGGGTTTCGTTTAGATGTGCAATTTGATGAAGAATTAGAACCTAATAAAAGTTATATGTTTTGCCCCAATCATACTTCTTTAATGGATCCTTTTGTTTTGATTGCCATCAGTAAAAACCCTATTGTATTTGTTGGTAAGCAAGAGTTGGTTAAAATTCCTGTTTTTGGTTTTTTTTATAAACGAGTGGTTATTATGGTAGATAGAAATAATCCGGAAAGTAGAAGAAGAGTTTTTAGCATGGCTAAAAAGAGATTGCAAAACGGCGTAAGTATGGCTATTTTTCCTGAAGGATTAGTGCCTGAGGAAGATGTAATTTTAGCACCATTTAAAAAAGGAGCTTTTAGTTTAGCTATAGAGTTTGAGATACCAATTGTACCACAAGTTTATTACGATTGTAAACGGTTGTTTTCTTGGAACGTTTTTAAAGGTGGTATGGGAGTTTTTAGAGTGCGCCAGCACAATTTTATTGCTACAAAAGGATTGTCTATAAAAGAAAGAGATCAGTTAAAAGACAAAACATTCAATATCATTTACAACGATTTGGCAAATGATAAAAAGTTTATGAAAGATACAAATAGCACAAAATGAATGTAAAATTAAATCCCGGATATTCAGAAACAGAAGAACGCTTAAATGTTTGGTCTCATGGTTTAGGATTGCTTGCAAGTGTTATTGCTTTTCCTTTTTTAATTGTAAAAGCATCCAACTATACTAACTTTTGGGAGGTTACAAGTTTTGTGATTTATGGGTTGAGTTTAATTGTTTTATATGCAGCTTCTACATTTTATCATGCAGCAAAAAATCCGAAGAAAAGAAGACGGTTAAATATTTTTGACCATGCGGCTATTTATGCTTTAATTGCTGGGAGTTATACCCCTTTTTGCTTGGTCGCTTTAAATTCTGATTTAGGTTGGTATATGTTTATAGCTGTTTGGGTTTTTGCCTTAACAGGTATTATTTTAAAGCTATTTTTTACAGGAAGGTTCGATAAAATTTCTACAGCAATGTATCTTTTAATGGGGTGGCAAGTAGTGTTTTTCATAAAACCTTTAATGGTTGCTTTACCCACTTTTAATTTAAATTTATTAATTGGTGGAGGAGTTTTTTACACCATCGGAGCTATTTTATATTCCATTAAAAAGATACCATATAACCACGCCATTTTTCACGTATTTGTTTTATTGGGCAGTATCAGTCATTTTATAGCAATTTACTACTTGTAGTTTTTAAATCCAGTCTTTAAAAGGATGTTTACTAATGCTAGAATTATAGTATTTTACATCCCCAGTAACTTCTTGGTCTAACCAATTTGGTTTTATAAAAGTTTCAGTTTCTGAGTTTAATTCTACTTCTGCAACCGTTAAACCTTGGTTGTCGCCATAAAATTCATCCACCTCATAAGTGTGATCACCAACTTTAACCAAATATCTTGTTTTATCAATAATACTTGGTTCGCACAATAAAAGTAAACTTTCGGCTTCCGATTTTTCAATTTCCTTTTCCCACTCAAAACGGGTTGTTCCTGTAGCGTTAGATTTTCCTTTAATAGTCATAAAAGCTTTTTCATCGGATATTCTAACTCTTACAGTTCTGTTTTTATCAGAATTTAAATACCCTTGTTTAATACTTTTTTGAGCATAACTTTCACTTTTAAAATCGTCATTTTTCACTAAAAATTTTCTTTCTATTTCTAAACTCATAAAATGGATGTTTTTTGCTGTAATTTAAGTATTGTAATAAATAGTGTTATTTTTTATTCTGATAAATGCCAAACACAAAATCAGATTGGTTTTCTTTTAGATACTTGTCTTCTAGGGCAAAAAGGTTGTTTAAAACTTGTTCTTTTTCGGTGTCTAATTCGTAAAAGTGATGAGAAATATCTCTAAGTGTGCTCATCAATAAATTATTTCCATAAGGTCTTTCTATAAGGGTGTTATAATGTTTGTGAATTGCCGGAATAATACTCTCAGAATCTACGCATTCAGAAGGGTCTGCTATAATCATTCGAAGTACACCAACGCCTCGGTATTTATTTTTATGTTGCTTACTTTTAAACCGTGTTCTAAATTTCTTAGGAATAGATTTTAACGCTTCATTGATGGCTGTAATTTGTGTTTTAGAAAACTGATGCCTTGTTGCGCCTACAAATTCATTAATTATAAGCAATCCATCTGGCTTTAATACTTTTTGTATGCTACCGGATAATAAAGAGTCTATTTTATCAAAATGATGTAAAGAAGCTTTAAAGAATATAACATCAAAATCATTTTCTTTAAACTCAAAATCATCAATGTTTTTAGCAATAAATTTAATGTTTGTTAGACCATTTTTTGCTGCTTTTTTCGCTGCTTTTTGTAGTAAGTTGTCAGCAATATCTAAACAAACAACTTCTTTAAAAATGGTATTGTTTTTAGCCAATTCAATTTCTGGATTGCAAATACCAGAACCTAAAGAAAGAAGCCTTAGGTTGGTTTTGTCTTTCAAAAAATCATCCGTAAGAAATTGAATATAACCTATATTTTTATCACCAGAAATTAAAAGATTCCATCGTTCTACAACCTTAGGAATAGACCAAAAGTTAGAAGAAATAGAGGCAGTATTGTTAAAAGCACTTTTTGTTCTACCTTCTTTGTTAAACGTAAACTTAGAAAAGAAAAACTTGCTACCTCGTTGTATTGCTTTAAAATACGTGTCTATAAAGTCATCTAAAGTAATCAGTTTCATATTCTATTTTACAATTGGTACAAAAATACTTTTTTAAAATAAACTGTCATCCTCTATAAGTATTCTTTTTAGTTAGATTATTTATAACAAATTAGAATATATCTTAGAAATAGGGTTTAAAAGTGTACTAATACTAGCATGTTTACGTTTAATGATAAAAAAGAAATATCTTTGAGATATTAAACTTAATCGATGAAAAAACTCTTTATACTTTCTATCTTATTTTTCTCAGTATCGTTTTCTGCTCAGACAGATTATAGTGCTTCTTGGGAAGACTTTTATTCTTACAACAATGTAAAAGATTTTGTGAAGGTAGATGATGTAATTTATGCCTTATCAGACAATGCTGTTTTTACGTATGATGTGGTTACAAAAGAGATTGAAAAACTGTCTTCCGTACAAGGTTTGTCTGGAGAAACTACAAGCTCTATTCATTATAATAGTGCTTTTAGAAGGCTTGTAATTGGTTATGAAAACGGATTGGTAGAGGTTGTAGATGAGGATGGTATCATAACTATTTCTTCGGATATTGTTAGTTTTAATCAATCTGGAGAGAAAAGTATCAACGATATTACAGAGTATAATGGCAAACTGTATTTGTCTACGCCATTTGCTATTGTAGTATATGATATTGATAGATTAGAGTTTGGAGACACCTATTTTATTGGTTCGGGTTCTAGTGCTATAAGGATTAATGCAACGACTGTTTTAAATGATGTTATTTATGCAGCTACCGAAGACGGAATTTATACAGCCGATATAAACAATACATCGTTGATAGATTTTAATAATTGGAATCAGCAATTTAACGGCAATTATTTTAAGGAATTAGTAACGTTTAATAATAAGGTATTTACAATTTCCGGATCGAAATTATATGAAATAAATGGAAGTGTTTTAAATGAAAGAAGAGATTTTTCTCAACCCATTATTTCTATTAAAAGTTCAGCCTCTTTTTTAACGGTTACTTTAGGTCAAAATTCTGTAATTTTTGATACTGCTTTAAATACCGCTTTTCAATTTAACACCACACCAGATTTCAACTTTACGCTTAACAATTCTTTTTTTGAAGATGATACCATTTTTTTAGCAACCACAGAATTTGGTGTTTTGCAAAGTAATAGTACTAGCGTCGATTATTTAGAAATTCACCCAGAAGGACCTTTAGAAAATGATGTGTTTTCAATAGCAGCGAGCAATAATAATGTTTGGGTTGTTTATGGTGGTTATACAGATGTTTATGCGGTAATTCAGAATCGTAAGGGGTTTAGTCACTTTAATGGAGAAAATTGGTTAAACACTAAGTTTGATGTAAATTATCCTGTTATAGATTTAAACCATATTTCTATAGATCCAAATGCAGAAAATAGAGTATATATTAGTTCTTTTGGACAAACAGATGACATTAATAGCGTTTCTACAGGAGGTTTATTAGTGGTAGAAAATGATGAGATTAAAACATTTTATAATCACAATAACAGTAATAGTGCTATAGAAAGGAACAACCCTGATAATGCATACATAAGAGTTAGTGGTACCGTTTTCGATTCTCAAGGAAATTTATGGATTACCAATATAGGTGTAGATAACGAGTTAGTCAAATTTTCTGCAAGTGGTAATTGGTCTAATTTTGATATGAGATCTGTAGAAACAGATGCTACTAAGGCTGGTTTAAGTGAAATTGATATAGATAGCAATAATAGTCTTTGGTATGGCTCAAGAGGAAACGGAGTCTATGTTTTTAATGAGAACGGAAATAGAAAAAAAGCATTAGTTGCTACACCAAATTTAGGAAACCTTCCGGATGCAAATGTGGAAGCAGTGGCTGTGGATGGTAGTAATAGAGTTTGGATTGGTACTAGGTCTGGTTTGGTAATGTATAGTAATGCATCAGGTGTTTTTGATGATGCTACACCAAATGCAAATGCAGTAGTTATTAACGGAAACGCGGAAGGTTTTGGAGAAAGACTTTTAGGAGATCAACGGGTTAATAGCATTGTGGTAGATGGTGCAGATAATAAATGGTTTGGTACAGATAATGGTGGTGTAATTTATACCAATCCAAACGGACAAACAACTCTTGCCAATTTTAGTATGGACAATTCGCCATTACCATCTAATAAAATTGTAAAAATAGCGGTTGATGAAAGTACCGGTAAAGTTTATTTTGCAACCAACAAAGGTATTGTAGTTTATAATAGTAAGGTGGCGCCTTTTGGCGATGTTATTCCAGATATTTACGCCTACCCAAATCCTGCTTTAAAAAATCATGAAACGGTTACTATTGATGGTAGAAACGGTACACATTTACCAAAAGGAACCAACGTAAAAATAATTGATGTTGCCGGTAACTTAGTATATGAAACCAATGTGGTAGAAGGACAGGAGTTGCAAGGAGGAAAAGTAGTTTGGGATAAAAAAAACCTTGCAGGTACTAATGTCGCTTCCGGAATTTATATTGTGTTGTTATCTAATGAGGATGCAACGGAAACAGGGGTTACTAAAATTGCAATTGTAAATTAAAATGGCTGTTGTAACTACAAAAGCGATTGTTTTAAGTGCTTTAAAATTTGGAGACTCAAGCTTAATTGTAAAATGTTTTACGGAAGAAGAAGGGGTAAAGTCTTATTTAATTAGAGGTATTTTAAAAGCTAAAAAAGGAGGGTTGAAAGCAGCTTATTTTCAGCCATTAACGCAGTTAACAATTGTTGCAAGCCACAATAATAAAGGGACTTTAAATTCTATTAAAGAGGTTCAGGTTTCATACCCTTATCAAACTATCTATAGAGATATTGTGAAGCAATCTGTGGTGTTATTTTTATCTGAAGTATTGTCTTATGCAATAAAAGAAGAGGAAAAGAATGAAGGGCTTTATGAGTATTTAGAATCGGGACTTATTTGGTTGGATTTACATAATAAAATTGCAAATTTTCATTTGTTATTTTTACTGAATTTAACCCGTTTTCTTGGTTTTTATCCAGATTTGTCTGATGCTGATAAATTGGGATTTGATTTAAGCGAAGGGGTTTTCTCTGATTTAACCTCTCAAAAAAACCTCATTTCTGGTAATTATTATTACCAATTCAAAAAACTGTTAGGAATTACTTTTGATGAAATAGAAAATGTATCTTTTGGTAAACAAGAAAGACAGATCGTTTTAAAAATTATAATTCAGTATTTCGAACTACACTTAGATGGATTTCGAAAGCCAAAATCACTTCAAATTTTAGAAACTGTTTTTAGTTGATACACCAAAGTGTTCAGCTAAAAAGACTCAAGACCACTTCGCTAAAAGATACAAGAAATAAGATTTTTTCAATCAACTATTTTTTAGTTTGAAAAAACTTTTAATTTTTCTTCTTTTTACCTTCTTCAGTAAAATTATCGTTTATTGCTCTTTCTGTTTTTATAACACTAACTAAAATAGACAATAGCGCTAAAACCATTGGTTGCCAAGTTAATTCTATAGTAGCAAAGTTTACAAGAGCTAAAGCACCTAAAAACGAAATACCAGAGTAGATTAAAAAACTTTTATTGAAATTAGCATTTGCAAAATCCCATATTTCTTGGTTTAGCATTGCTTTTGGTGTTTTGTAACCATAAATTCCATTCACTTTTTTTGGAGGGAATTTCCAAAAAAGAATACTGATTAAAAATAATAAACCGTTTGTGGTAAGTATATATATTAAAGTTTCACTCATAATTCTAATTTTTTAATTTTGCTACTACCTACTTTTTCAGAGGTCTTAACAATCCTTCTTGCGCTACAGAGGCAATTAATTTACCGTCTCTTGTAAAAATATTTCCTTTAGATAAACCTCTAGCTCCAAAAGCATTTGGAGATTCTACAGAATACAACATCCAATCATCAAAATCGAAATCTCTAAAAAACCACATAGAATGATCTAAACTTGCAGTTTGAGTATTTCCAAAATTGTAATTACTTGCATTCGGATTAAAAGCGGCGTTTAGTATGTTATAATCAGAAATATAGGCAAGAATTTCTTGTTTTGTTCTAAAATCCATTTCTTGCTTTTTACCTTTTAAGCGAAACCAAACTTGCTCATTGGGAGGTAAGTTTTCTGGTTGTAACGGGTTTGGTATTCTTACCGGTTTAAACTCTATAGGTCTTTCTATACTTAAAAAGTATTTCATAGATTTTGGTAAAAAATCACCAAATTTTTCCAACATATCATCCCAACTCAATAATTTTTCTGGTTGTTTTATGCTAGCATCAAATGTAGCTTGATGTTCAAAACCATCTTCTTCTTTATGAAATGAAGCCGCTAGAATAAAAATAGTTTTTTCATTTTGGCTTGCAGTAACTCTTCTTGTAGAAAAACTACCTCCATTTCTTACTTCTTGTACATGATAATTAATAGGAATTGTTAAATCTCCAGCCTCTAAAAAATAAGAATGTAAAGAATGTAAAAAACGATTTTCTGGTATGGTTTTATAAGCGGCATTAACTGCTTGTGCTATAACTTGTCCGCCAAAAACATTTGGACTACCAATGGTTACGCTATTTCCGCTAAAATTATGATTGCCTAAATCTTCTAAATTTAAAAGTGAAATTAATTCTTTAGTGTTTTTCATACTTAGTTTCTAAAGTTTTAAATGGAAATTTTTGTTGAAATGGAGTTGGTTGAACTCTTTGCAAAAATAACTTTAAAATTTTGTTTTTAATAGTTTTCTGATGACGAAGATACATGGTTAAATCTTGAGGAACTGCGCCAACAGAACTTTTTATTTCGCTGGCAGTTCTTCCAAAATTAATGGTTTTTAAATTTTTATCGATGGCAATTTCTATATAATCGTACAACATTCTTTGGTAAATAGCATGCTCTCTATTTAATTGATAATCGATGCCTACAAAATGTGCGTCTAAAGATTCTTGGTTGATAATTCCAGATACAAATCCTACAATTTTATCATCCAAACAATAAGATTTTAAAATATAATTTTCTCCGAACAGTTTTTTAAAATCTCTGTAAGTTTCTAGATTAAAAACACCTAAATTAAAATCTGCATTAGAGGCTACTTTTTCATACAGTGTAGTCATTTCTGGCAATATCTTATCAATGTTTTCTAAAGTGACATCTTTTATTATAATTGCAGCGCTCTGTTTAAAAGCTTTTTTAGCTTTTACCCTAAATTTGGTTTTCATAGCAGCTAAATAATCATCAAAATTTTGCCAATTTTCATGTAATTGAAGCTTCATATTTGGCTCTACAGAAAACGGATGATAACTAAATTTTTTTAAGGTATCTGTTATGTCTAACGATTCCTTTGTAAAATCTTTTACAAGGAGTGCATCAATTTGTTTTTTTAGTTTTTTATCAGAATTTACAAAGTGATTAATGCTTTCTGCTAATTCTTTTAGAATGGCTTTTTTATCTTGATTTTCCGCTATAAAAATACCATGTTCTCCACTCACAAAAGGATTTCCGCAGATAAGCAGTTGTAACGGTTTTTTATCAGGAAATACATGCAGTTTCTTTCCAATATCTTTTAAAACTTCGAAGTCGTTTTTTATAGAATTTAGTTCAAAATTAATTATTGTTAAACAAGCAAAAGCTGTTGGCTTATTTTTTTGATCAACCAAAACAATATATGAAAACGTTATTTCTGGGTGATTTTGTTCTAAATACTTTAAGAAATCTGGATGAAAATAACTGTTTTTTCTACAATTTAAAGCATCCCATATTTGGGAAGGAATTTCATCAATAGAAGAGAAAAATTTGGCAGTATTTGTATGGGTGCAACAAATCAAATTAATTATATAGTTTTAGTTTTCTAAAAGGACTTTCTTTAGGTGCAAAGTTCCGTTTTCTTTAGTAATAATATTACTTTTTCTAAGGTAAATTTAGGTATTAACAATTTAAACAACTGTTATCTGATTGTTTTCAGCATTAAAAAACAGCCTATTTTAAGATTTTTAATTCCTAAAACGATGGTACCTAAAAATGACATTCTAATTTATGTTTTTTTACTGGTAAGTAATAAGTCGTAATACAAGGGTAACTGCTTACTAATTGGTTTATAATCTTTAACTTTTAACTCAACAATTAAAAATTATAACGTTTCTTTAACATTCTTACTTGTAAACTATTTAACGTGCTGAACGTCTTAAAAGTATATTTGCAAAAATCCAATACTTTATAAGTATAAATTAAAAGTACAACTAACCAATTATGAGAAAGATTATTCTAGCGATCCTAGGTGTTTTAACAATTGTAGGTGCTATCTTATTAGGCAATTACCTTATTGATAAAAACCAAAAACCAAAACCAACATTTGAAAGACAAATAAAAACTGTTTTTGTAGAAAATGTAATTAATAAAAATATTCCTATTATTTTAACTGCAAGCGGAAGCTTAATTGCAAAAAATAAAATAGAAATCTACTCTGAAGTTTCTGGAGTTTTAAAAGTTTCTAATAAATTATTTAAGGCAGGTACAAAATATAACCGTGGTGAAACTTTATTAGGTATAAATAGCGATGAATTTTACGCGAGCTTACAGTCTCAGAAAAGTAACTTGTATAATTTAATTACAGCTATTTTACCAGATTTACGTTTAGATTATCCGGTTGAATTTAAGAATTGGGAAAATTATTTACAAGGTTTTGATATGAATAAATCAACACCAAAATTACCTAAATTCTCATCAGATAAAGAAAAGTACTTTATTTCTGGACGAGGAATTTTAACAGCATATTATAATGTTAAAAACCTAGAAGTACGTTTGTCTAAACATCAAATTAGAGCTCCTTTTTCGGGTGTTTTAACTGAAGCTTTAGTTAGCCCTGGAACTTTGGTTAGAGTTGGTCAGAAATTAGGTGAATTTATAGATCCTAAAATATATGAAATGGAAGTTTCTGTAAATTCAGAATATGCAGACTTATTAAAAGTTGGTAATTCTGTTGACTTATCTAATTTAGAAAAAACAAAAAAATACACAGGAAAAGTGGTTCGTGTTAACGGAAAAGTTGACCAAGTAACACAAACTATAAAAGCATATGTAGATGTAATACATGCCGATTTAAAAGAAGGTATGTTTTTAGAAGCAGACTTAGTTGCAAAATCGGAAACTGATGCTATCGAAATTTCTAGAAAATTATTAGTAGATAACCAATCTGTTTATACAATTAAAAACGACAGTATTTTAACGTTAACAAATATTCAACCAGTTTATTTTGGTAGCGAAAAAGTGGTGATTAAAGGTTTAGATAATAATCAAAAAATATTAACACAAGTATTGCCAGGTGCTTTTGACGGTATGATTGTAAAAATTAATAAACAGTAATTAGATGAAAAAAATAATTACATATTTTATTAAATATCCTGTTGCGGTAAATGTCTTTATTATTGCATTTGTAGCTTTTGGTTTAGTGGGCGCTCTTACAATGAAATCGTCTTTTTTTCCGTTGACAGACTCAGAATTGATAAACATATCTTTAGCATATCCAGGTGCTTCTCCTGCAGAAATGGAAGAAGGTGTTGTTCTTAAAATTGAAGATAATTTAAAAGGAATTGTTGGTGTAGACCGTGTAACCTCTGTTTCTAGTGAGAACTCTGCAACGGTAAATATAGAGGTAGAAAAAGGGAAAGATATAGATGTTGTTTTAACAGATGTTAAAAATGCGGTAGATAGAGTTCCGTCTTTTCCTTCTGGTATGGAGCCTGCTGTAATTGCAAAAGTAGAAAATATTAGACCAACCATTAGTTTTACGATTAGTGGAGACGATATTTCATTAGGTTCTTTAAAACAGTATGCTAGAAATATAGAAAATGATATTAGAGGGATTGAAGGAATTTCTCAAGTGTCTCTTTCTGGATTTCCAGACGAAGAAATAGAAATTGCTGTAAAAGAAAACGATTTACGTGCGTATAATTTGTCTTTTACAGATGTAGCAACGGCTATTCAAAACTCTAATCTTTTAATAACTGGAGGTAATATTAAAACTGCTCAAGAAGATTATTTAATTAGAGCAAGTAATCGTTCTTATTATGGTGTAGAATTACAAAACCTTATCGTTAGAACGGAAACAAACGGACATATAA from Polaribacter sejongensis carries:
- the trpS gene encoding tryptophan--tRNA ligase — protein: MSRILTGVQSTGTPHLGNLLGAILPAIKMANSPGNESFIFIADMHSLTQIKDGKELRENTYSVAATWLACGLDINKTIFYRQSDIPQTTELTWYLSCFFPYQRLTLAHGFKDKADRLGDVNAGLFTYPMLMAADILLYDAEIVPVGKDQLQHLEMTRDVANRFNNIVGETLVPPQPGIQENTKLVPGIDGEKMSKSRNNLINIFLPDKKLRKQVMSIKTDSLGLEDPKNPDTDNVFALYKLLATEEQTATMRANYEGGNYGYGHAKQALYELILEQFSPIRDRYNHYMENKHELDEALKIGAEKATVVANGVLKRVRAKIGY
- a CDS encoding lysophospholipid acyltransferase family protein encodes the protein MKYLKIPFLLIWRLWFYLLMIVTILVMSPLLLLFTFKEEHYHIFWRIARVLSKVLIYGMGFRLDVQFDEELEPNKSYMFCPNHTSLMDPFVLIAISKNPIVFVGKQELVKIPVFGFFYKRVVIMVDRNNPESRRRVFSMAKKRLQNGVSMAIFPEGLVPEEDVILAPFKKGAFSLAIEFEIPIVPQVYYDCKRLFSWNVFKGGMGVFRVRQHNFIATKGLSIKERDQLKDKTFNIIYNDLANDKKFMKDTNSTK
- the trhA gene encoding PAQR family membrane homeostasis protein TrhA; the protein is MNVKLNPGYSETEERLNVWSHGLGLLASVIAFPFLIVKASNYTNFWEVTSFVIYGLSLIVLYAASTFYHAAKNPKKRRRLNIFDHAAIYALIAGSYTPFCLVALNSDLGWYMFIAVWVFALTGIILKLFFTGRFDKISTAMYLLMGWQVVFFIKPLMVALPTFNLNLLIGGGVFYTIGAILYSIKKIPYNHAIFHVFVLLGSISHFIAIYYL
- a CDS encoding CYTH domain-containing protein, producing MSLEIERKFLVKNDDFKSESYAQKSIKQGYLNSDKNRTVRVRISDEKAFMTIKGKSNATGTTRFEWEKEIEKSEAESLLLLCEPSIIDKTRYLVKVGDHTYEVDEFYGDNQGLTVAEVELNSETETFIKPNWLDQEVTGDVKYYNSSISKHPFKDWI
- a CDS encoding class I SAM-dependent methyltransferase; the protein is MKLITLDDFIDTYFKAIQRGSKFFFSKFTFNKEGRTKSAFNNTASISSNFWSIPKVVERWNLLISGDKNIGYIQFLTDDFLKDKTNLRLLSLGSGICNPEIELAKNNTIFKEVVCLDIADNLLQKAAKKAAKNGLTNIKFIAKNIDDFEFKENDFDVIFFKASLHHFDKIDSLLSGSIQKVLKPDGLLIINEFVGATRHQFSKTQITAINEALKSIPKKFRTRFKSKQHKNKYRGVGVLRMIIADPSECVDSESIIPAIHKHYNTLIERPYGNNLLMSTLRDISHHFYELDTEKEQVLNNLFALEDKYLKENQSDFVFGIYQNKK
- the recO gene encoding DNA repair protein RecO — its product is MAVVTTKAIVLSALKFGDSSLIVKCFTEEEGVKSYLIRGILKAKKGGLKAAYFQPLTQLTIVASHNNKGTLNSIKEVQVSYPYQTIYRDIVKQSVVLFLSEVLSYAIKEEEKNEGLYEYLESGLIWLDLHNKIANFHLLFLLNLTRFLGFYPDLSDADKLGFDLSEGVFSDLTSQKNLISGNYYYQFKKLLGITFDEIENVSFGKQERQIVLKIIIQYFELHLDGFRKPKSLQILETVFS
- a CDS encoding SdpI family protein, translating into MSETLIYILTTNGLLFLISILFWKFPPKKVNGIYGYKTPKAMLNQEIWDFANANFNKSFLIYSGISFLGALALVNFATIELTWQPMVLALLSILVSVIKTERAINDNFTEEGKKKKN
- a CDS encoding acyl-CoA thioesterase, with the translated sequence MKNTKELISLLNLEDLGNHNFSGNSVTIGSPNVFGGQVIAQAVNAAYKTIPENRFLHSLHSYFLEAGDLTIPINYHVQEVRNGGSFSTRRVTASQNEKTIFILAASFHKEEDGFEHQATFDASIKQPEKLLSWDDMLEKFGDFLPKSMKYFLSIERPIEFKPVRIPNPLQPENLPPNEQVWFRLKGKKQEMDFRTKQEILAYISDYNILNAAFNPNASNYNFGNTQTASLDHSMWFFRDFDFDDWMLYSVESPNAFGARGLSKGNIFTRDGKLIASVAQEGLLRPLKK
- a CDS encoding peptidogalycan biosysnthesis protein, encoding MICCTHTNTAKFFSSIDEIPSQIWDALNCRKNSYFHPDFLKYLEQNHPEITFSYIVLVDQKNKPTAFACLTIINFELNSIKNDFEVLKDIGKKLHVFPDKKPLQLLICGNPFVSGEHGIFIAENQDKKAILKELAESINHFVNSDKKLKKQIDALLVKDFTKESLDITDTLKKFSYHPFSVEPNMKLQLHENWQNFDDYLAAMKTKFRVKAKKAFKQSAAIIIKDVTLENIDKILPEMTTLYEKVASNADFNLGVFNLETYRDFKKLFGENYILKSYCLDDKIVGFVSGIINQESLDAHFVGIDYQLNREHAIYQRMLYDYIEIAIDKNLKTINFGRTASEIKSSVGAVPQDLTMYLRHQKTIKNKILKLFLQRVQPTPFQQKFPFKTLETKYEKH
- a CDS encoding efflux RND transporter periplasmic adaptor subunit; amino-acid sequence: MRKIILAILGVLTIVGAILLGNYLIDKNQKPKPTFERQIKTVFVENVINKNIPIILTASGSLIAKNKIEIYSEVSGVLKVSNKLFKAGTKYNRGETLLGINSDEFYASLQSQKSNLYNLITAILPDLRLDYPVEFKNWENYLQGFDMNKSTPKLPKFSSDKEKYFISGRGILTAYYNVKNLEVRLSKHQIRAPFSGVLTEALVSPGTLVRVGQKLGEFIDPKIYEMEVSVNSEYADLLKVGNSVDLSNLEKTKKYTGKVVRVNGKVDQVTQTIKAYVDVIHADLKEGMFLEADLVAKSETDAIEISRKLLVDNQSVYTIKNDSILTLTNIQPVYFGSEKVVIKGLDNNQKILTQVLPGAFDGMIVKINKQ